Genomic segment of Yoonia sp. R2331:
CGTCTTTCAGCTTTTGCTGGCGCGCCTGAGGGATATTCAACGTCTCAGAAAAGGCCGCGGGATCAAAGGGGTCCGCCCGCAAGGCCGCAATCATCTCTTCAATGCCCGCCATGCCCGCACCATCGCGACCTGGCCGCAAATCGCGGTTCTGACGCAAGCTTTGCAGAATGGCGCGCCGGTCCTGTTGCGACAGCGCCTGCCCCACCGGGCCAAGCGACAGCTCGACTCCGCGCGGTGGTCCCTGTTTGCCGCCGCGCCACGCGAAACCTGCGAACATGCCGACCACGGCAAGGTTCAGCGCCAGCGACAAGACCAACACAATGCGCCAGATCGGGCGCCGACGCGGGCGTGCCGGATCAGCCATCTGTCAGCCCCTCTTCCGCAAATATTCCACCGTCGTCCCACAGGGTGACGGTATCCGTTGTACCAAACAGGCCCGCCGCTGCGTCCTCGATACTGGCGGGCGGTGCCACGCCCACCCAAAGTCCTGCGATGCCGGCAAGCGCCAACCCACCTGCAGCAGGCCAGCCGCCAACGGATGCGACAAGTTGCGCCCAGATGCTGCCGCGCGCTGCGTGATCCTTCAACTCGGGCGCGCGTGCTGCATCCGCCATCACGCGGGCCATCAGCGCGTCATCAGGTGCCGGTGCTATGCACGCAACATCGCGCAGCACGGCATCCGCCAAGGCCTCATCTTTGTTGTCTGTCTCAGGCATCGTCATATCCCAACTCTGCGCGGCGCCCAGCCAATTGGGCGGCCAGCGCACGTTTCCCCCGCGCGGTCAGACTTTCCACCGACCGCACGCTAATGTCCATGATTTCGGCGATTTCGGGGTTGGACAGCCCCTCCAGATGCCGCAAAGCCACGGCCTGCGCCTGCCGGTCCGGCAACGTCGACAATGCAGCGGACAACGCCTGCATCCGGGTCCGGGTTTGCAGCTGATCCGCCGCACTCTCGGCTGGATCAGCAGGATCAGCCACCGCATCCAGCGGCATATTGCGTTTGCGTTTGCGCAACTGGTCAATGCACAGGTTTGACACCACACGGTAAAGCCAGGTGCTGACCTGCGCCTCGCCACTGCGCCAATCGCTGGCCTGTCGCCACAGCCGCATCATCGCATCCTGCGCCACATCCTCTGCCGCCGCACGGTCTGCCAGCATCCGCGTGGCCTGCGCCAATGCACCGGGCAGCAATCGCCGCGCAAGCTCTTCTGCCGCCGCCGCTGTCCCACCCGCATAGGCGCGCAGCAGGTCGGCATCTGTCATCTCTGTCAGGGGCATGGTCATCATCACCAGACGTATCGGCTTCGTTGCCGTACGGCAACGGGCGCGGGGCCAGCCCCCTGCGCCCGCCAATGCCCCGGTCTTAGCCGCGGCCACCATGCCCGCGGCCCTTGCCACCTCGCTTGCCACCGCCGCGCTTGCCCATCCGCTCTTTGACGGCCTCGAACTCTTCGGCACTGATGCTACCGTCCTCGTCGGCATCGGCACGGGCGAACAAACGCTCTGCACGATCCGCCATGCGGCTGTCCTGCATCTCGGCCTGCTGCAACAGGCCGTCGCCGTTCTCGTCCAACCGTTCGATCATCCGGTCTGCACCGCGCGCGGCCCGCTCGGACATTTGCGCGGTCAGCTCTTCAGCGGACAAGGCCCCGTCGCCGTCGGCATCAGCCGCAGCAAAGCGCGCAGCACCTGCGGCTTGCATCTCTTCCAGCGTCAGCATCCCGTCGCCATCGGCATCCAACGTGGCAAAGTCAGGGCGGTCTGCCCGATCCTGTGCCGCCACCGGTACGGCATTCAACGTCAGACCCGCAGCAATCGCGATCATCAAGATTTGCGTCTTCATCATTCATTCCTTTTTGTTGTGGCATCTTGCCTGTCGATGCATGTCAAACGCCGCGCGCCGCCACTTCCGTCGCAAAAAATGCAACTAACCCCGCGTCAACTGCGCACAGGCCACGCAATCCCCTTTCAATTGCGACAAATCAGGCGCATCTGGGGATCAATATTGATAGGGTGAGATATGACCGATACTGCATCACCAGACACCGACCGCCCAGTGAAACCCGCAATCTGGAACGGGCTGCGCTGCCGCTGCCCGCGCTGCGGCGAAGGTGCGCTGTTTGCGGGCTACCTCAAGGTAACCCCAACCTGCACCCAGTGCGGGCAAGAGCTGCACCACCACCGCGCGGATGACGGACCTGCCTATCTGACCATCCTGCTTGTGGGTCACATCATGGGCTTCGTCATGCACCTGATGTGGAGCCAGCTGCGGCCAGAGCCGTGGGTCATGGCAACCGTCCTGACCACATTTGCGGTCGTGATGTCACTTTTCCTGTTGCCCCGGATGAAGGGCATGGTGGTTGCCATCCAATGGGCCAAACGCATGCATGGCTTCGGCACGGCCCCATGACCGCGATCCGCGACGCGGCCACCATCATCGTGCTGCGCGACAACGCGGTGCTCATGGGACAACGCGGCGCAACGGCGGCCTTCATGCCGAACAAATTCGTTTTTCCTGGCGGCGCCGTCGACACGGTTGATGCCACCGTCCCCATCTCGCCGCTGCATGACCGCATCGCAAGCCAATTGGCAGCAGAGTCGGCACTTGCACCTACCACCCTTGCCGCCGCCGCCATCCGAGAGCTTTGGGAAGAAACCGGGCAATGCCTGGGCCACCCCGCGCCCTGGCCTGATCCGCCGCAAGGCTGGCGCGGTTTTGCGGCCAGCGGCCATATCCCCCATGCCGCCGCCCTTAGCTTCTTCTTTCGCGCTGTCACGCCGCAGGGGCGCCCGCGCCGCTTTGATGCACGCTTTTTTCTGGCCGCGGCCGATGACCTGACCACCGACCCCGATGACTTTTCACGTGCCGAAGACGAATTGCGCCACCTGCAATGGATCCCCGTCCGCGACGCGCGCAACTTCGATCTGCCGTTTATCACGCAGGTCGTCTTGGGCGAGCTGGCCAGTTATCTGGCAAACCCCGGCCCGCTGACCGAAATCCCGTTCTTTCGCAACGATGACGAGGCGCATCTTGTCTCAAGGCTCAA
This window contains:
- a CDS encoding DUF983 domain-containing protein; protein product: MTDTASPDTDRPVKPAIWNGLRCRCPRCGEGALFAGYLKVTPTCTQCGQELHHHRADDGPAYLTILLVGHIMGFVMHLMWSQLRPEPWVMATVLTTFAVVMSLFLLPRMKGMVVAIQWAKRMHGFGTAP
- a CDS encoding periplasmic heavy metal sensor, whose product is MADPARPRRRPIWRIVLVLSLALNLAVVGMFAGFAWRGGKQGPPRGVELSLGPVGQALSQQDRRAILQSLRQNRDLRPGRDGAGMAGIEEMIAALRADPFDPAAFSETLNIPQARQQKLKDAARAALTERVTEMSAQERAAFAERIADATRRRR
- a CDS encoding NUDIX domain-containing protein produces the protein MTAIRDAATIIVLRDNAVLMGQRGATAAFMPNKFVFPGGAVDTVDATVPISPLHDRIASQLAAESALAPTTLAAAAIRELWEETGQCLGHPAPWPDPPQGWRGFAASGHIPHAAALSFFFRAVTPQGRPRRFDARFFLAAADDLTTDPDDFSRAEDELRHLQWIPVRDARNFDLPFITQVVLGELASYLANPGPLTEIPFFRNDDEAHLVSRLNGRHPLSTSSG
- a CDS encoding EF-hand domain-containing protein encodes the protein MKTQILMIAIAAGLTLNAVPVAAQDRADRPDFATLDADGDGMLTLEEMQAAGAARFAAADADGDGALSAEELTAQMSERAARGADRMIERLDENGDGLLQQAEMQDSRMADRAERLFARADADEDGSISAEEFEAVKERMGKRGGGKRGGKGRGHGGRG